Proteins encoded by one window of Mustela erminea isolate mMusErm1 chromosome 7, mMusErm1.Pri, whole genome shotgun sequence:
- the LZTS3 gene encoding leucine zipper putative tumor suppressor 3 isoform X2, protein MECRPDPFTLVEKEGSLGESGFGSRACLHDWHCLVPWPRQIMQISRAGVPRCGFETKEPGSGASMSTGNPRPCLQACAAPPALVGWPWAMGGARSWKGSEDFTVQGPKGTGKGGNPGSLPGGSEFLERMGGAESPAGAAGDGSPAPHPAHRWETGTKREALPAAAAGDTASSAPASASPGLLQRGENCSPGWLSRPVQSRPAGSGRAPTARVRHMAPADRASEGPRLEDPSAPHPLGKCPPGLVMAKLETLPVRADPGRDPLLAFAPRPSELGPPDPRLAMGSVGSGVAHAQEFAMKSVGTRTGGGGSQGSFPGPRSSGGGAGRERPGRYPSEDKALANSLYLNGELRGSDHTDVCGNVVGSSGGSSSSGSSDKAPPQYREPSHPPKLLATSGKLDQCSEPLVRPSAFKPVVPKNFHSMQNLCPPQTNGTPEGRQGPGGLKGGLDKSRTMTPAGGGGGGLSDSGRNSLTSLPTYSSSYSQHLAPLSASTSHINRIGTATYGSGSSGSGGGGSGYQDLGTSDSGRASSKSGSSSSMGRPGHLGSGEGGGGGLPFAACSPPSPSALIQELEERLWEKEQEVAALRRSLEQSEAAVAQVLEERQKAWERELAELRQGCSGKLQQVARRAQRAQQGLQLQVLRLQQDKKQLQEEAARLMRQREELEDKVCQKAGEISLLKQQLKDSQADVSQKLSEIVGLRSQLREGRASLREKEEQLLSLRDSFGSKQASLELSEAELPAACLKPALTPVDPAEPQDALATCESDEAKMRRQAGVAAAASLVSLDGEVDAGGESGTRALRREVGRLQAELAAERRARERQGASFAEERRVWLEEKEKVIEYQKQLQLSYVEMYQRNQQLERRLRERGSAGGASTPTPQHGEEKKAWTPSRLERIESTEI, encoded by the exons ATGGAGTGCCGCCCAGACCCCTTCACCTTGGTAGAGAAGGAGGGCTCCTTGGGGGAAAGTGGATTCGGTTCGAGGGCCTGCCTCCACGACTGGCACTGCCTGGTGCCTTGGCCCCGCCAGATTATGCAGATCTCTAGGGCAGGTGTTCCCCGGTGTGGATTTGAGACAAAGGAACCAGGAAGTGGGGCCTCTATGAGCACAGGTAACCCGAGGCCCTGTCTGCAAGCCtgcgctgctccccctgctctcgTGGGCTGGCCTTGGGCGATGGGGGGAGCGCGCTCATGGAAGGGCTCAGAGGACTTCACGGTTCAAGGTCCAAAGGGAACGGGGAAAGGGGGTAATCCAGGAAGTCTTCCCGGTGGCAGTGAATTCTTAGAGCGGATGGGAGGCGCGGAATCCCCTGCGGGCGCAGCTGGGGACGGAAGCCCCGCCCCTCACCCCGCCCACCGGTGGGAAACCGGGACCAAGAGGGAGGCACTGCCAGCGGCCGCAGCTGGTGACACCGCgtcctctgccccagcctcagCCAGCCCCGGGCTTCTGCAGAG AGGAGAAAACTGCAGTccgggatggctcagtcggcCCGTCCAAAGTCGCCCAGCCGGTTCGGGCCGAGCCCCGACTGCGAGAGTGAGGCACATGGCCCCTGCAGACCGGGCCTCGGAGGGTCCCAGGCTTGAGGACCCAtcggccccccacccccttggaaAG TGCCCTCCTGGCTTAGTCATGGCGAAGCTGGAGACACTGCCTGTGCGCGCTGACCCAGGGCGGGATCCTCTCCTGGCCTTTGCCCCTCGGCCCTCTGAGCTCGGACCCCCAGACCCTCGGCTGGCCATGGGTAGTGTGGGCAGTGGGGTGGCTCACGCCCAGGAGTTCGCCATGAAGAGCGTGGGCACCCGcaccgggggtgggggcagccaggGCAGCTTCCCCGGCCCCCGCAGCAGCGGTGGCGGGGCCggcagggagaggccaggccGTTACCCCTCAGAAGACAAGGCTCTCGCCAACTCCCTCTACCTCAATGGCGAGCTGCGGGGCAGCGACCACACTGATGTCTGCGGCAACGTGGTAGGCAGCAGTGGTGGCAgtagcagcagcggcagcagtgACAAGGCCCCACCACAGTATCGTGAGCCCAGCCATCCACCTAAGCTCTTGGCCACCTCTGGCAAGCTAGACCAG TGCTCAGAGCCGCTAGTTAGGCCTTCGGCCTTCAAGCCTGTTGTACCCAAGAACTTCCACTCCATGCAGAACCTGTGTCCCCCGCAGACTAATGGTACTCCCGAGGGACGACAGGGTCCTGGTGGTCTCAAGGGTGGACTGGACAAGTCTCGGACCATGACCCcagcgggcgggggtgggggcggcctcTCCGACTCCGGCCGGAACTCACTCACAAGCCTGCCCACCTACAGCTCCAGCTACAGCCAGCACCTGGCGCCCCTCAGTGCCTCCACCAGCCACATCAACCGCATTGGCACTGCCACCTACGGCAGCGgcagcagcggcagcggcggGGGTGGCTCGGGCTACCAGGACCTAGGAACCTCTGACAGTGGGCGGGCCTCCAGCAAGAGTGGGTCATCCTCCTCCATGGGGCGGCCAGGCCACCTGGGCTCGGGGGAGGGCGGAGGTGGAGGCCTGCCGTTCGCGGCGTGCTCACCACCCTCGCCCAGTGCTCTGATCCAGGAGCTCGAGGAGCGGCTGTGGGAAAAAGAACAGGAGGTGGCAGCCCTGCGGCGGAGCCTGGAGCAGAGCGAGGCGGCGGTGGCTCAGGTGCTGGAGGAACGGCAGAAGGCATGGGAGCGCGAGCTGGCTGAGCTGCGGCAGGGTTGCAGTGGGAAGTTGCAGCAGGTGGCCCGCCGCGCCCAGCGCGCCCAGCAGGGCCTCCAGCTGCAGGTGCTGCGGCTGCAGCAGGACAAGAAGCAGCTGCAGGAGGAGGCAGCCCGGCTGATGCGGCAGCGGGAAGAGCTTGAGGACAAG gtgTGCCAGAAGGCAGGGGAGATCTCCCTCCTGAAGCAGCAGCTGAAGGACTCGCAGGCGGACGTGTCCCAGAAGCTGAGTGAGATCGTGGGGCTGCGCTCGCAACTGCGGGAGGGCCGGGCCTCGCTGCGAGAGAAGGAGGAACAGCTGCTCAGCCTGAGGGACTCCTTCGGCAGCAAGCAGGCCAGCCTGGAGCTGAGTGAGGCGGAGTTGCCCGCCGCGTGCCTCAAGCCCGCCCTGACCCCGGTGGACCCTGCCGAGCCCCAGGATGCCCTGGCCACGTGTGAGAGCGACGAGGCCAAGATGCGCCGGCAGGCCGGGGTGGCCGCCGCCGCCTCGTTGGTTTCCTTGGACGGGGAGGTGGATGCTGGCGGGGAGAGCGGGACGCGGGCCCTGCGGCGGGAGGTGGGGCGGTTGCAGGCCGAGCTGGCGGCGGAGCGGCGAGCCCGGGAGCGCCAGGGCGCCAGCTTCGCGGAGGAGCGCCGCGTGTggctggaggagaaggagaaggtcaTCGAGTACCAGAAGCAACTGCAGCTGAGTTACGTGGAGATGTACCAGCGCAACCAGCAGCTGGAGCGGCGGTTGCGGGAGCGCGGGTCAGCCGGGGGGGCCAGCACACCCACCCCACAACACGGCGAGGAGAAGAAAGCCTGGACACCCTCCCGCCTCGAACGCATTGAGTCCACGGAAATCTGA
- the LZTS3 gene encoding leucine zipper putative tumor suppressor 3 isoform X1, whose amino-acid sequence MECRPDPFTLVEKEGSLGESGFGSRACLHDWHCLVPWPRQIMQISRAGVPRCGFETKEPGSGASMSTGNPRPCLQACAAPPALVGWPWAMGGARSWKGSEDFTVQGPKGTGKGGNPGSLPGGSEFLERMGGAESPAGAAGDGSPAPHPAHRWETGTKREALPAAAAGDTASSAPASASPGLLQRGENCSPGWLSRPVQSRPAGSGRAPTARVRHMAPADRASEGPRLEDPSAPHPLGKCPPGLVMAKLETLPVRADPGRDPLLAFAPRPSELGPPDPRLAMGSVGSGVAHAQEFAMKSVGTRTGGGGSQGSFPGPRSSGGGAGRERPGRYPSEDKALANSLYLNGELRGSDHTDVCGNVVGSSGGSSSSGSSDKAPPQYREPSHPPKLLATSGKLDQCSEPLVRPSAFKPVVPKNFHSMQNLCPPQTNGTPEGRQGPGGLKGGLDKSRTMTPAGGGGGGLSDSGRNSLTSLPTYSSSYSQHLAPLSASTSHINRIGTATYGSGSSGSGGGGSGYQDLGTSDSGRASSKSGSSSSMGRPGHLGSGEGGGGGLPFAACSPPSPSALIQELEERLWEKEQEVAALRRSLEQSEAAVAQVLEERQKAWERELAELRQGCSGKLQQVARRAQRAQQGLQLQVLRLQQDKKQLQEEAARLMRQREELEDKVAACQKEQADFLPRMEETKWEVCQKAGEISLLKQQLKDSQADVSQKLSEIVGLRSQLREGRASLREKEEQLLSLRDSFGSKQASLELSEAELPAACLKPALTPVDPAEPQDALATCESDEAKMRRQAGVAAAASLVSLDGEVDAGGESGTRALRREVGRLQAELAAERRARERQGASFAEERRVWLEEKEKVIEYQKQLQLSYVEMYQRNQQLERRLRERGSAGGASTPTPQHGEEKKAWTPSRLERIESTEI is encoded by the exons ATGGAGTGCCGCCCAGACCCCTTCACCTTGGTAGAGAAGGAGGGCTCCTTGGGGGAAAGTGGATTCGGTTCGAGGGCCTGCCTCCACGACTGGCACTGCCTGGTGCCTTGGCCCCGCCAGATTATGCAGATCTCTAGGGCAGGTGTTCCCCGGTGTGGATTTGAGACAAAGGAACCAGGAAGTGGGGCCTCTATGAGCACAGGTAACCCGAGGCCCTGTCTGCAAGCCtgcgctgctccccctgctctcgTGGGCTGGCCTTGGGCGATGGGGGGAGCGCGCTCATGGAAGGGCTCAGAGGACTTCACGGTTCAAGGTCCAAAGGGAACGGGGAAAGGGGGTAATCCAGGAAGTCTTCCCGGTGGCAGTGAATTCTTAGAGCGGATGGGAGGCGCGGAATCCCCTGCGGGCGCAGCTGGGGACGGAAGCCCCGCCCCTCACCCCGCCCACCGGTGGGAAACCGGGACCAAGAGGGAGGCACTGCCAGCGGCCGCAGCTGGTGACACCGCgtcctctgccccagcctcagCCAGCCCCGGGCTTCTGCAGAG AGGAGAAAACTGCAGTccgggatggctcagtcggcCCGTCCAAAGTCGCCCAGCCGGTTCGGGCCGAGCCCCGACTGCGAGAGTGAGGCACATGGCCCCTGCAGACCGGGCCTCGGAGGGTCCCAGGCTTGAGGACCCAtcggccccccacccccttggaaAG TGCCCTCCTGGCTTAGTCATGGCGAAGCTGGAGACACTGCCTGTGCGCGCTGACCCAGGGCGGGATCCTCTCCTGGCCTTTGCCCCTCGGCCCTCTGAGCTCGGACCCCCAGACCCTCGGCTGGCCATGGGTAGTGTGGGCAGTGGGGTGGCTCACGCCCAGGAGTTCGCCATGAAGAGCGTGGGCACCCGcaccgggggtgggggcagccaggGCAGCTTCCCCGGCCCCCGCAGCAGCGGTGGCGGGGCCggcagggagaggccaggccGTTACCCCTCAGAAGACAAGGCTCTCGCCAACTCCCTCTACCTCAATGGCGAGCTGCGGGGCAGCGACCACACTGATGTCTGCGGCAACGTGGTAGGCAGCAGTGGTGGCAgtagcagcagcggcagcagtgACAAGGCCCCACCACAGTATCGTGAGCCCAGCCATCCACCTAAGCTCTTGGCCACCTCTGGCAAGCTAGACCAG TGCTCAGAGCCGCTAGTTAGGCCTTCGGCCTTCAAGCCTGTTGTACCCAAGAACTTCCACTCCATGCAGAACCTGTGTCCCCCGCAGACTAATGGTACTCCCGAGGGACGACAGGGTCCTGGTGGTCTCAAGGGTGGACTGGACAAGTCTCGGACCATGACCCcagcgggcgggggtgggggcggcctcTCCGACTCCGGCCGGAACTCACTCACAAGCCTGCCCACCTACAGCTCCAGCTACAGCCAGCACCTGGCGCCCCTCAGTGCCTCCACCAGCCACATCAACCGCATTGGCACTGCCACCTACGGCAGCGgcagcagcggcagcggcggGGGTGGCTCGGGCTACCAGGACCTAGGAACCTCTGACAGTGGGCGGGCCTCCAGCAAGAGTGGGTCATCCTCCTCCATGGGGCGGCCAGGCCACCTGGGCTCGGGGGAGGGCGGAGGTGGAGGCCTGCCGTTCGCGGCGTGCTCACCACCCTCGCCCAGTGCTCTGATCCAGGAGCTCGAGGAGCGGCTGTGGGAAAAAGAACAGGAGGTGGCAGCCCTGCGGCGGAGCCTGGAGCAGAGCGAGGCGGCGGTGGCTCAGGTGCTGGAGGAACGGCAGAAGGCATGGGAGCGCGAGCTGGCTGAGCTGCGGCAGGGTTGCAGTGGGAAGTTGCAGCAGGTGGCCCGCCGCGCCCAGCGCGCCCAGCAGGGCCTCCAGCTGCAGGTGCTGCGGCTGCAGCAGGACAAGAAGCAGCTGCAGGAGGAGGCAGCCCGGCTGATGCGGCAGCGGGAAGAGCTTGAGGACAAGGTGGCCGCCTGCCAGAAGGAGCAGGCTGACTTCCTGCCCCGGATGGAGGAAACTAAGTGGGAG gtgTGCCAGAAGGCAGGGGAGATCTCCCTCCTGAAGCAGCAGCTGAAGGACTCGCAGGCGGACGTGTCCCAGAAGCTGAGTGAGATCGTGGGGCTGCGCTCGCAACTGCGGGAGGGCCGGGCCTCGCTGCGAGAGAAGGAGGAACAGCTGCTCAGCCTGAGGGACTCCTTCGGCAGCAAGCAGGCCAGCCTGGAGCTGAGTGAGGCGGAGTTGCCCGCCGCGTGCCTCAAGCCCGCCCTGACCCCGGTGGACCCTGCCGAGCCCCAGGATGCCCTGGCCACGTGTGAGAGCGACGAGGCCAAGATGCGCCGGCAGGCCGGGGTGGCCGCCGCCGCCTCGTTGGTTTCCTTGGACGGGGAGGTGGATGCTGGCGGGGAGAGCGGGACGCGGGCCCTGCGGCGGGAGGTGGGGCGGTTGCAGGCCGAGCTGGCGGCGGAGCGGCGAGCCCGGGAGCGCCAGGGCGCCAGCTTCGCGGAGGAGCGCCGCGTGTggctggaggagaaggagaaggtcaTCGAGTACCAGAAGCAACTGCAGCTGAGTTACGTGGAGATGTACCAGCGCAACCAGCAGCTGGAGCGGCGGTTGCGGGAGCGCGGGTCAGCCGGGGGGGCCAGCACACCCACCCCACAACACGGCGAGGAGAAGAAAGCCTGGACACCCTCCCGCCTCGAACGCATTGAGTCCACGGAAATCTGA
- the LZTS3 gene encoding leucine zipper putative tumor suppressor 3 isoform X3 yields MAPADRASEGPRLEDPSAPHPLGKCPPGLVMAKLETLPVRADPGRDPLLAFAPRPSELGPPDPRLAMGSVGSGVAHAQEFAMKSVGTRTGGGGSQGSFPGPRSSGGGAGRERPGRYPSEDKALANSLYLNGELRGSDHTDVCGNVVGSSGGSSSSGSSDKAPPQYREPSHPPKLLATSGKLDQCSEPLVRPSAFKPVVPKNFHSMQNLCPPQTNGTPEGRQGPGGLKGGLDKSRTMTPAGGGGGGLSDSGRNSLTSLPTYSSSYSQHLAPLSASTSHINRIGTATYGSGSSGSGGGGSGYQDLGTSDSGRASSKSGSSSSMGRPGHLGSGEGGGGGLPFAACSPPSPSALIQELEERLWEKEQEVAALRRSLEQSEAAVAQVLEERQKAWERELAELRQGCSGKLQQVARRAQRAQQGLQLQVLRLQQDKKQLQEEAARLMRQREELEDKVAACQKEQADFLPRMEETKWEVCQKAGEISLLKQQLKDSQADVSQKLSEIVGLRSQLREGRASLREKEEQLLSLRDSFGSKQASLELSEAELPAACLKPALTPVDPAEPQDALATCESDEAKMRRQAGVAAAASLVSLDGEVDAGGESGTRALRREVGRLQAELAAERRARERQGASFAEERRVWLEEKEKVIEYQKQLQLSYVEMYQRNQQLERRLRERGSAGGASTPTPQHGEEKKAWTPSRLERIESTEI; encoded by the exons ATGGCCCCTGCAGACCGGGCCTCGGAGGGTCCCAGGCTTGAGGACCCAtcggccccccacccccttggaaAG TGCCCTCCTGGCTTAGTCATGGCGAAGCTGGAGACACTGCCTGTGCGCGCTGACCCAGGGCGGGATCCTCTCCTGGCCTTTGCCCCTCGGCCCTCTGAGCTCGGACCCCCAGACCCTCGGCTGGCCATGGGTAGTGTGGGCAGTGGGGTGGCTCACGCCCAGGAGTTCGCCATGAAGAGCGTGGGCACCCGcaccgggggtgggggcagccaggGCAGCTTCCCCGGCCCCCGCAGCAGCGGTGGCGGGGCCggcagggagaggccaggccGTTACCCCTCAGAAGACAAGGCTCTCGCCAACTCCCTCTACCTCAATGGCGAGCTGCGGGGCAGCGACCACACTGATGTCTGCGGCAACGTGGTAGGCAGCAGTGGTGGCAgtagcagcagcggcagcagtgACAAGGCCCCACCACAGTATCGTGAGCCCAGCCATCCACCTAAGCTCTTGGCCACCTCTGGCAAGCTAGACCAG TGCTCAGAGCCGCTAGTTAGGCCTTCGGCCTTCAAGCCTGTTGTACCCAAGAACTTCCACTCCATGCAGAACCTGTGTCCCCCGCAGACTAATGGTACTCCCGAGGGACGACAGGGTCCTGGTGGTCTCAAGGGTGGACTGGACAAGTCTCGGACCATGACCCcagcgggcgggggtgggggcggcctcTCCGACTCCGGCCGGAACTCACTCACAAGCCTGCCCACCTACAGCTCCAGCTACAGCCAGCACCTGGCGCCCCTCAGTGCCTCCACCAGCCACATCAACCGCATTGGCACTGCCACCTACGGCAGCGgcagcagcggcagcggcggGGGTGGCTCGGGCTACCAGGACCTAGGAACCTCTGACAGTGGGCGGGCCTCCAGCAAGAGTGGGTCATCCTCCTCCATGGGGCGGCCAGGCCACCTGGGCTCGGGGGAGGGCGGAGGTGGAGGCCTGCCGTTCGCGGCGTGCTCACCACCCTCGCCCAGTGCTCTGATCCAGGAGCTCGAGGAGCGGCTGTGGGAAAAAGAACAGGAGGTGGCAGCCCTGCGGCGGAGCCTGGAGCAGAGCGAGGCGGCGGTGGCTCAGGTGCTGGAGGAACGGCAGAAGGCATGGGAGCGCGAGCTGGCTGAGCTGCGGCAGGGTTGCAGTGGGAAGTTGCAGCAGGTGGCCCGCCGCGCCCAGCGCGCCCAGCAGGGCCTCCAGCTGCAGGTGCTGCGGCTGCAGCAGGACAAGAAGCAGCTGCAGGAGGAGGCAGCCCGGCTGATGCGGCAGCGGGAAGAGCTTGAGGACAAGGTGGCCGCCTGCCAGAAGGAGCAGGCTGACTTCCTGCCCCGGATGGAGGAAACTAAGTGGGAG gtgTGCCAGAAGGCAGGGGAGATCTCCCTCCTGAAGCAGCAGCTGAAGGACTCGCAGGCGGACGTGTCCCAGAAGCTGAGTGAGATCGTGGGGCTGCGCTCGCAACTGCGGGAGGGCCGGGCCTCGCTGCGAGAGAAGGAGGAACAGCTGCTCAGCCTGAGGGACTCCTTCGGCAGCAAGCAGGCCAGCCTGGAGCTGAGTGAGGCGGAGTTGCCCGCCGCGTGCCTCAAGCCCGCCCTGACCCCGGTGGACCCTGCCGAGCCCCAGGATGCCCTGGCCACGTGTGAGAGCGACGAGGCCAAGATGCGCCGGCAGGCCGGGGTGGCCGCCGCCGCCTCGTTGGTTTCCTTGGACGGGGAGGTGGATGCTGGCGGGGAGAGCGGGACGCGGGCCCTGCGGCGGGAGGTGGGGCGGTTGCAGGCCGAGCTGGCGGCGGAGCGGCGAGCCCGGGAGCGCCAGGGCGCCAGCTTCGCGGAGGAGCGCCGCGTGTggctggaggagaaggagaaggtcaTCGAGTACCAGAAGCAACTGCAGCTGAGTTACGTGGAGATGTACCAGCGCAACCAGCAGCTGGAGCGGCGGTTGCGGGAGCGCGGGTCAGCCGGGGGGGCCAGCACACCCACCCCACAACACGGCGAGGAGAAGAAAGCCTGGACACCCTCCCGCCTCGAACGCATTGAGTCCACGGAAATCTGA
- the LZTS3 gene encoding leucine zipper putative tumor suppressor 3 isoform X4 → MAKLETLPVRADPGRDPLLAFAPRPSELGPPDPRLAMGSVGSGVAHAQEFAMKSVGTRTGGGGSQGSFPGPRSSGGGAGRERPGRYPSEDKALANSLYLNGELRGSDHTDVCGNVVGSSGGSSSSGSSDKAPPQYREPSHPPKLLATSGKLDQCSEPLVRPSAFKPVVPKNFHSMQNLCPPQTNGTPEGRQGPGGLKGGLDKSRTMTPAGGGGGGLSDSGRNSLTSLPTYSSSYSQHLAPLSASTSHINRIGTATYGSGSSGSGGGGSGYQDLGTSDSGRASSKSGSSSSMGRPGHLGSGEGGGGGLPFAACSPPSPSALIQELEERLWEKEQEVAALRRSLEQSEAAVAQVLEERQKAWERELAELRQGCSGKLQQVARRAQRAQQGLQLQVLRLQQDKKQLQEEAARLMRQREELEDKVAACQKEQADFLPRMEETKWEVCQKAGEISLLKQQLKDSQADVSQKLSEIVGLRSQLREGRASLREKEEQLLSLRDSFGSKQASLELSEAELPAACLKPALTPVDPAEPQDALATCESDEAKMRRQAGVAAAASLVSLDGEVDAGGESGTRALRREVGRLQAELAAERRARERQGASFAEERRVWLEEKEKVIEYQKQLQLSYVEMYQRNQQLERRLRERGSAGGASTPTPQHGEEKKAWTPSRLERIESTEI, encoded by the exons ATGGCGAAGCTGGAGACACTGCCTGTGCGCGCTGACCCAGGGCGGGATCCTCTCCTGGCCTTTGCCCCTCGGCCCTCTGAGCTCGGACCCCCAGACCCTCGGCTGGCCATGGGTAGTGTGGGCAGTGGGGTGGCTCACGCCCAGGAGTTCGCCATGAAGAGCGTGGGCACCCGcaccgggggtgggggcagccaggGCAGCTTCCCCGGCCCCCGCAGCAGCGGTGGCGGGGCCggcagggagaggccaggccGTTACCCCTCAGAAGACAAGGCTCTCGCCAACTCCCTCTACCTCAATGGCGAGCTGCGGGGCAGCGACCACACTGATGTCTGCGGCAACGTGGTAGGCAGCAGTGGTGGCAgtagcagcagcggcagcagtgACAAGGCCCCACCACAGTATCGTGAGCCCAGCCATCCACCTAAGCTCTTGGCCACCTCTGGCAAGCTAGACCAG TGCTCAGAGCCGCTAGTTAGGCCTTCGGCCTTCAAGCCTGTTGTACCCAAGAACTTCCACTCCATGCAGAACCTGTGTCCCCCGCAGACTAATGGTACTCCCGAGGGACGACAGGGTCCTGGTGGTCTCAAGGGTGGACTGGACAAGTCTCGGACCATGACCCcagcgggcgggggtgggggcggcctcTCCGACTCCGGCCGGAACTCACTCACAAGCCTGCCCACCTACAGCTCCAGCTACAGCCAGCACCTGGCGCCCCTCAGTGCCTCCACCAGCCACATCAACCGCATTGGCACTGCCACCTACGGCAGCGgcagcagcggcagcggcggGGGTGGCTCGGGCTACCAGGACCTAGGAACCTCTGACAGTGGGCGGGCCTCCAGCAAGAGTGGGTCATCCTCCTCCATGGGGCGGCCAGGCCACCTGGGCTCGGGGGAGGGCGGAGGTGGAGGCCTGCCGTTCGCGGCGTGCTCACCACCCTCGCCCAGTGCTCTGATCCAGGAGCTCGAGGAGCGGCTGTGGGAAAAAGAACAGGAGGTGGCAGCCCTGCGGCGGAGCCTGGAGCAGAGCGAGGCGGCGGTGGCTCAGGTGCTGGAGGAACGGCAGAAGGCATGGGAGCGCGAGCTGGCTGAGCTGCGGCAGGGTTGCAGTGGGAAGTTGCAGCAGGTGGCCCGCCGCGCCCAGCGCGCCCAGCAGGGCCTCCAGCTGCAGGTGCTGCGGCTGCAGCAGGACAAGAAGCAGCTGCAGGAGGAGGCAGCCCGGCTGATGCGGCAGCGGGAAGAGCTTGAGGACAAGGTGGCCGCCTGCCAGAAGGAGCAGGCTGACTTCCTGCCCCGGATGGAGGAAACTAAGTGGGAG gtgTGCCAGAAGGCAGGGGAGATCTCCCTCCTGAAGCAGCAGCTGAAGGACTCGCAGGCGGACGTGTCCCAGAAGCTGAGTGAGATCGTGGGGCTGCGCTCGCAACTGCGGGAGGGCCGGGCCTCGCTGCGAGAGAAGGAGGAACAGCTGCTCAGCCTGAGGGACTCCTTCGGCAGCAAGCAGGCCAGCCTGGAGCTGAGTGAGGCGGAGTTGCCCGCCGCGTGCCTCAAGCCCGCCCTGACCCCGGTGGACCCTGCCGAGCCCCAGGATGCCCTGGCCACGTGTGAGAGCGACGAGGCCAAGATGCGCCGGCAGGCCGGGGTGGCCGCCGCCGCCTCGTTGGTTTCCTTGGACGGGGAGGTGGATGCTGGCGGGGAGAGCGGGACGCGGGCCCTGCGGCGGGAGGTGGGGCGGTTGCAGGCCGAGCTGGCGGCGGAGCGGCGAGCCCGGGAGCGCCAGGGCGCCAGCTTCGCGGAGGAGCGCCGCGTGTggctggaggagaaggagaaggtcaTCGAGTACCAGAAGCAACTGCAGCTGAGTTACGTGGAGATGTACCAGCGCAACCAGCAGCTGGAGCGGCGGTTGCGGGAGCGCGGGTCAGCCGGGGGGGCCAGCACACCCACCCCACAACACGGCGAGGAGAAGAAAGCCTGGACACCCTCCCGCCTCGAACGCATTGAGTCCACGGAAATCTGA
- the DDRGK1 gene encoding DDRGK domain-containing protein 1, whose product MVAPVVYLVAAALLVGLIFFLTHSRGRTTAAGQEPLHNEELPVVAGSVAQPRPLEPEEQRTGGRPRRRRDLGSRLQAQRRAQRVTWAEVDENEEEAIIPGQEEEGIEKPVESHLSGKIGAKKLRKLEEKQARKAQREAEEAEREERKRLESQREAEWKKEEERLRLEEEQKEEEERKAREEQAQREHEEYLKLREAFVVEEEGVGETMTEEQSHSFLTEFINYIKQSKVVLLEDLASQVGLRTQDTINRIQDLLAEGTLTGVIDDRGKFIYITPEELAAVANFIRQRGRVSITELAQASNSLIAWGREPPVQSPA is encoded by the exons ATGGTGGCCCCCGTGGTGTACCTGGTGGCGGCGGCTCTGCTTGTCGGCCTTATCTTTTTCCTGACTCACAGCCGGGGCCGGACGACAGCAG CCGGCCAGGAGCCATTGCACAATGAGGAGCTGCCGGTAGTAGCAGGCTCAGTGGCCCAGCCTCGGCCCCTGGAGCCTGAGGAGCAGAGAACTGGGGGCAGGCCCCGGCGCCGGAGGGATTTGGGCAGCCGCCTGCAGGCCCAGCGCCGAGCCCAGCGTGTCACCTGGGCAGAGGTGGatgagaatgaggaggaagccATCATCCCAG GCCAGGAGGAAGAAGGTATCGAGAAGCCGGTGGAAAGTCACCTGTCCGGGAAAATTGGAGCCAAGAAACTACGGAAGctagaggagaaacaggctcgaAAAGCCCAGCGTGAG GCAGAAGAGGCTGAACGTGAGGAACGGAAACGCCTCGAGTCCCAGCGTGAGGCAGagtggaagaaagaggaggagcgGCTTCGGCTGGAGGAGGAACAAAag gaggaggaagagaggaaggcccGGGAGGAGCAGGCCCAGCGGGAGCATGAGGAGTACCTGAAACTGAGGGAAGCCTTCgtggtggaggaggaaggtgtGGGCGAGACCATGACTGAGGAACAG TCCCACAGCTTCCTGACTGAGTTCATCAACTACATTAAG CAGTCCAAGGTCGTGCTCTTGGAAGACTTGGCTTCCCAGGTGGGCCTGCGGACTCAG GATACCATAAACCGCATCCAGGACCTGCTGGCTGAGGGGACTCTGACAG GTGTGATTGACGACCGGGGCAAGTTCATCTACATAACCCCTGAGGAACTGGCTGCCGTGGCTAACTTCATCCGACAGCGGGGCCGGGTGTCCATCACTGAGCTTGCCCAGGCCAGCAACTCCCTCATTGCCTGGGGCCGGGAGCCCCCTGTCCAGTCCCCAGCCTGA